A window of Castanea sativa cultivar Marrone di Chiusa Pesio chromosome 1, ASM4071231v1 contains these coding sequences:
- the LOC142621619 gene encoding translocase of chloroplast 90, chloroplastic, which produces MKSIRDWVFSHLVSMSLVSSRPLSGSDSFFNEGHVDEELDDQGSAHTASLVASPVLPDGSHASYGNHEHQHNPSLQQDSIQDSYPHGSNKKKMDPLAKIEDLQVKFLRLLRRLGLSQENLLVAKVLYRIHLASLIQAGESDVKRVNLGSNRAKAVAAEQEAAGLHELDFSFRILVLGKTGVGKSATINSLFEEMKTVTDAFQPATDRIQEVAGTVNGIKITVIDTPGLLPSSSSNVRRNKKILLSVKRFIKKSPPDIVLYFERLDVINIGYTDFPILRLITEVFGTAIWFNTILVMTHSSSDLPEGPNGYPVNYESYVTQCTDLVQHYIHQAVSDSRLENPVLLVENHPQCKKNIMGEKVLPNGQVWKSQFLLLCICTKVLSDVNSLLKFQDSIELGPLSTARLPSLPHLLSSLLRHRSISSPIGMDDEIDENSLLDTQEEDEYDQLPSIRILKKSQFERLTNSQKKDYLDELDYREILYLKKQLKEEYQRRRENRLSKEENLANDDNSNSQQVSPEAVLLPDMAVPPSFDSDCLVHRYRCLVTGDQWLVRPVLDPQGWDHDVGFDGISLESALELNRNAFASVTGQMSKDKQDFSIQSECGAAYTDPKGPTYSVGLDVQSSGKDMIYTVHSNTKLRNLKHSVADCGLSLTSFGNNCYVGAKLEDTITVGNRLKFMVNAGRMGGSGQVAYGGNIEAILRGSDYPVRNDNVSLTMTILSFNKEMVLGGSIQSEFRLSRGLRVSVNANLNSRKMGQVCIKTSSSEHLQIALVAAFTIFKALLRRKAIESRSRETLESG; this is translated from the exons ATGAAGAGTATTAGGGATTGGGTTTTTTCTCATTTAGTATCCATGTCATTGGTCTCATCTAGACCATTATCGGGCAGTGACAGTTTTTTTAACGAGGGACATGTTGATGAAGAACTTGATGACCAAG gTTCAGCTCACACAGCCAGTTTGGTTGCATCACCAGTACTTCCTGATGGATCACATGCTTCTTATGGTAATCATGAACATCAGCATAATCCTTCCCTGCAGCAGGATTCTATTCAAGACTCCTACCCTCATggctctaataaaaaaaagatggatCCATTGGCAAAGATTGAGGATCTCCAAGTAAAGTTTTTGCGCCTTCTCCGAAGGCTTGGGCTGTCACAGGAAAATCTTCTGGTTGCAAAAGTTTTATATCGGATACACCTAGCATCCTTGATACAAGCTGGGGAATCAGATGTGAAAAGAGTTAACCTTGGAAGCAATAGAGCGAAAGCAGTTGCAGCAGAACAAGAGGCAGCTGGCCTGCATGAATTGGATTTCTCATTTAGAATACTTGTTCTAGGCAAAACAGGGGTTGGCAAGAGTGCTACCATAAATTCTTTATTTGAAGAAATGAAAACTGTGACTGATGCATTTCAACCAGCCACTGATCGCATCCAAGAGGTTGCAGGAACTGTTAATGGGATTAAAATTACTGTGATCGATACCCCTGGTCTGTTGCCTTCTTCTTCCAGTAATGTGAGAAGAAATAAGAAGATTTTGTTATCTGTGAAGAgattcataaaaaaatcaccGCCAGATATTGTTTTGTACTTTGAACGCCTTGACGTCATCAACATTGGCTATACTGATTTCCCTATTTTGAGGCTTATAACTGAAGTTTTTGGTACTGCAATTTGGTTCAACACCATCCTTGTAATGACCCACTCTTCCTCAGATCTGCCCGAAGGTCCCAATGGTTATCCTGTCAACTATGAGTCATATGTGACCCAATGTACAGATTTGGTGCAGCACTATATACACCAGGCAGTGTCTGACTCAAGACTTGAAAACCCTGTCCTTTTGGTAGAGAACCATCCTCAATGTAAGAAAAACATTATGGGGGAAAAAGTACTTCCAAATGGACAGGTTTGGAAATCTCAATTCTTGTTATTATGCATTTGTACTAAAGTTCTGAGCGATGTCAATTCCCTCTTGAAGTTTCAAGACAGCATTGAACTGGGACCATTAAGTACTGCCCGGCTGCCCTCTCTGCCCCATCTTCTCTCATCTCTTCTACGACATCGCTCTatatcaagtccaattggaatgGATGACGAAATTGATGAGAATTCACTTTTAGACACGCAGGAAGAAGATGAATATGATCAATTACCTTCAATCCGAATCCTGAAAAAATCTCAGTTTGAGAGATTGACGAACTCACAGAAAAAAGACTATCTCGATGAGCTGGATTACCGGGAAATCCTTTATCTGAAGAAACAGTTGAAGGAAGAGTATCAGAGGCGAAGGGAGAATAGGCTTTCCAAAGAGGAAAATTTGGCGAATGATGATAATTCCAATAGCCAGCAGGTGTCTCCAGAGGCCGTTTTGTTACCAGATATGGCAGTTCCCCCAAGTTTTGACTCAGATTGCCTTGTACATAGATATCGTTGCCTTGTCACAGGTGATCAGTGGCTTGTGAGACCTGTTCTTGATCCCCAAGGGTGGGATCACGATGTGGGCTTTGATGGAATAAGCCTTGAATCAGCTTTGGAACTAAATAGGAATGCCTTTGCCTCAGTCACAGGACAGATGAGCAAGGACAAGCAGGATTTCAGTATCCAGTCAGAGTGTGGTGCAGCTTACACAGATCCCAAAGGGCCTACTTATTCTGTTGGTCTTGATGTTCAATCTTCTGGTAAGGATATGATATATACAGTTCATAGCAACACAAAGTTGAGGAACCTGAAGCACAGCGTTGCTGATTGTGGACTTTCTTTGACATCTTTTGGGAACAATTGCTATGTTGGTGCCAAGCTTGAAGATACCATAACAGTGGGGAATAGGTTGAAGTTTATGGTGAATGCTGGGCGAATGGGGGGTTCTGGACAAGTGGCATATGGTGGGAATATTGAAGCTATTTTAAGAGGGAGTGACTACCCAGTGAGAAATGATAATGTCAGTCTGACAATGACAATCCTCTCCTTCAACAAGGAAATGGTTTTAGGTGGAAGCATACAGTCTGAATTCCGGCTGAGCAGAGGCTTGAGAGTATCAGTTAATGCCAATTTAAATAGTCGCAAAATGGGACAGGTTTGCATAAAAACAAGTAGCTCTGAGCATTTGCAGATTGCTCTGGTTGCAGCCTTCACAATTTTCAAGGCTCTACTACGCAGAAAGGCAATTGAGAGTAGAAGTAGGGAAACATTAGAGAGTGGATAA